In the genome of Mytilus edulis chromosome 3, xbMytEdul2.2, whole genome shotgun sequence, one region contains:
- the LOC139516659 gene encoding uncharacterized protein isoform X3, whose amino-acid sequence MEFPYEKISFDKRSIVGFGNNSYNDEVSLPPGICGRRQLLHGYLQPCHGYEPGSSSDQGNRDYLSVQGSIRSNPQIDKVSYELPDSKGGKYIIYKGERRHNNRNQGELTDVDDIRIYSEIGESTLFRKTDQTDFDKREYVEEPVNSHKKEKHKKLKYSPCSPCRIIVLITITVILLSAFGSGVYFFILRNLSEDDKLTSLTETITTKTMDTSTTVPHDGTISLPTETSTAMTTMDRTSTVPVSQPSMLVTITTSGKASTETFTNPASSLTTFTDEEITSTKEISSSQAPSLTTQSYCSPTGNTILQLSPDQIANLGTYRSWFLHSCEADIGYPAGDLSIEIMKSGDLEFRTLDVTIESSQDNKTSCEIHRKIEFGILFTSDMEKAIIRCKVMNTFFKNSSEFYSNNETILLIPGDACKDNTVSQSHRVHPTNCHYYIECQNKVPYGRACQYDHCFGIYTVEVCSNCNDVTCPATNDSCANAITLQKKTVNMTVHADQIVGLTSPRISNLHTCTGNVGNPPENIEVEIRLAGDSNYQRIYPSYTTKTDSTVNCGITRVLKFWIGFTTVMYNATIRCKLTNDLNPDDSPAYSNPEMLYLVSDDFCYQNYNLTTTNKYHHPTTCHRFVTCVGNEPYVNACPSSLCFSLEKDYCDHCPTVETCP is encoded by the exons ATGGAGTTCCCATATGAAAAGATAAGTTTCGACAAAAGAAGTATTGTTGGATTCGGTAACAATTCATACAATGATGAGGTTTCTCTACCTCCGGGTATTTGCGGAAGACGACAGCTACTCCATGGATATTTACAGCCTTGCCATGGGTATGAACCGGGATCATCTTCCGACCAAGGTAATCGTGATTACCTCAGTGTACAAGGATCCATCAGAAGTAATCCGCAAATCGATAAGGTATCATACGAACTTCCCGATTCAAAAGGGGGTAAATACATCATATACAAAGGAGAAAGGAGACATAACAATAGAAATCAAGGAGAACTTACTGATGTTGATGATATTCGCATCTATTCAGAAATAGGAGAATCAACATTATTTAGGAAGACTGATCAGACAGATTTTGATAAAAGAGAATAT GTAGAAGAACCAGTAAACAGTCATAAGAAAGAAAAACACAAGAAATTGAAATACTCACCTTGTTCACCTTGCAGAATTATTGTCCTTATTACGATTACAGTTATACTACTATCTGCCTTTGGCTCTGGAGTGTATTTTTTTATTCTGAGAAATCTCAGTGAAg ATGATAAACTTACTTCTTTGACAGAAACGATAACAACCAAAACCATGGATACGTCAACAACTGTGCCAC ACGACGGAACTATTTCTTTGCCAACAGAAACATCGACAGCGATGACAACCATGGATAGGACATCAACTGTACCAGTGTCACAACCAAGTATGCTTGTTACCATTACCACTAGTGGGAAAGCATCAACTGAGACGTTTACCAATCCGGCTTCTTCACTTACAACATTCACAGACgaagaaataacatcaacaaAAG AGATTAGCTCATCGCAAGCACCAAGTTTAACAACACAATCTTACT GTTCGCCTACTGGTAATACGATTTTACAACTAAGTCCTGACCAAATTGCCAATCTTGGAACGTACAGAAGTTGGTTTCTTCATAGTTGCGAAGCCGACATTGGCTATCCAGCAGGCGATCTAAGCATTGAAATCATGAAGTCAGGAGACTTAGAGTTCAGAACATTAGATGTTACAATTGAAAGCTCACAGGACAACAAAACATCATGCGAAATTCATAGAAAAATAGAGTTTGGGATACTATTTACATCTGATATGGAGAAGGCTATAATCAGATGCAAAGTTATGAATACATTCTTCAAAAACTCTTcggaattttattcaaataatgaaaCTATTTTACTTATACCAG GTGATGCGTGTAAGGATAACACTGTATCCCAAAGCCATCGTGTACATCCTACAAACTGTCATTATTATATTGAGTGCCAGAATAAAGTACCATATGGTCGGGCCTGTCAGTACGACCATTGTTTTGGAATATACACCGTAGAAGTGTGCAGTAATTGCAATGACGTTACATGTCCAGCAACAA aTGACTCCTGTGCAAATGCGATAACCCTTCAAAAG AAAACAGTTAATATGACAGTGCACGCTGATCAAATAGTTGGTCTAACTTCTCCAAGAATTTCAAATCTCCATACTTGTACTGGTAATGTTGGCAATCCACCAGAGAACATAGAAGTTGAGATACGGTTGGCAGGAGACTCAAATTATCAAAGAATATACCCAAGTTATACAACCAAAACAGACTCAACAGTTAACTGTGGAATTACAAGAGTCCTTAAGTTTTGGATTGGTTTTACTACGGTAATGTACAATGCAACAATTAGATGTAAATTGACCAACGACCTCAATCCAGATGATTCGCCGGCATATTCTAATCCTGAAATGCTTTATCTGGTTTCTG ACGACTTTTGTTACCAGAATTATAACTTGACCACAACTAACAAATATCACCATCCGACAACCTGTCATAGATTTGTGACTTGTGTAGGGAACGAACCATACGTCAATGCATGCCCAAGTAGTCTTTGCTTCAGTTTAGAAAAGGATTATTGTGATCATTGCCCTACAGTAGAAACATGTCCGTAA